One genomic window of Cannabis sativa cultivar Pink pepper isolate KNU-18-1 chromosome 2, ASM2916894v1, whole genome shotgun sequence includes the following:
- the LOC115700516 gene encoding aspartic proteinase PCS1 — MSLLQSNTLFLCLCFSSFLFSLSTQEKQNEPFSLFFPLKTVRLGSSRNASTTFRDSLVSKYRKNTRPKTASYNYKLSFQYSMALIVSLPVGTPPQTQEMVLDTGSQLSWIKCHMKALKKFPPTAPFDPSRSSTFSVLPCTHPICKPRVPDFTLPTTCDQNRFCHYSYFYADGTFAEGNLVREKFTFSRSVTTPPFILGCAKDPSDTNGILGMNLGRLSFASQAKINKFSYCVPTRQTKPGSLPTGSFYLGNNPNSRWFKYVDLLTFPKGLRAPNLDPLAFTLPMQGIRLGTQKLNIPPAVFRPDPSGSGQTMIDSGSDFTFLVDEAYNALREEIVRRVGLKMKRGYVYAGVTDMCFQGADTTEIGRLVGDMVFEFDKGVEIVAPKERILADVGGGIHCLAIGRSNMLGAASNIIGNFHQQNLWVEFDLVRRKVGFGKADCRRSV; from the coding sequence ATGTCTCTTTTACAGAGCAACACTTTGTTTCTCTGCCTCTGCTTTTCCTCCTTCCTCTTTTCCCTCTCCACCCAGGAAAAGCAAAACGAACCCTTCTCCCTTTTCTTCCCACTCAAAACGGTTCGTCTTGGTTCTTCCCGAAATGCTTCCACCACTTTTCGAGATTCTCTTGTTTCTAAATACAGGAAAAACACGAGGCCTAAAACGGCATCGTATAACTACAAGCTGTCGTTTCAGTATTCGATGGCTTTAATCGTTTCTCTCCCTGTTGGAACTCCGCCGCAGACCCAGGAAATGGTTTTGGATACAGGGAGCCAGCTTTCATGGATTAAATGCCACATGAAGGCTCTCAAGAAATTCCCTCCAACGGCGCCGTTTGATCCGTCTAGATCTTCCACCTTCTCTGTTTTGCCTTGCACACACCCTATTTGCAAGCCTCGAGTTCCTGATTTTACCCTCCCGACCACATGTGACCAGAATCGCTTCTGCCACTACTCTTACTTTTACGCTGACGGAACCTTCGCCGAGGGCAATCTAGTAAGAGAAAAGTTCACATTCTCTCGTTCTGTAACTACACCTCCTTTTATTCTTGGATGCGCCAAGGACCCGAGCGACACCAACGGCATTTTGGGAATGAATCTGGGTCGTCTCTCTTTTGCATCTCAAGCAAAAATTAATAAGTTCTCGTACTGCGTTCCGACTCGACAAACGAAACCCGGTTCTCTACCGACGGGGTCGTTCTACCTGGGCAATAACCCAAACTCTCGTTGGTTCAAATACGTCGACTTGTTGACTTTTCCAAAAGGTCTACGGGCGCCGAACTTGGATCCATTGGCTTTTACACTCCCGATGCAGGGGATTCGACTAGGCACCCAAAAGCTAAATATTCCACCGGCAGTGTTCCGACCCGATCCAAGCGGATCGGGCCAAACTATGATTGATTCGGGCTCCGACTTCACATTCCTGGTGGACGAAGCGTATAACGCGTTAAGAGAGGAAATTGTGAGACGAGTGGGACTCAAGATGAAGAGAGGGTACGTGTACGCAGGAGTGACTGACATGTGTTTTCAGGGCGCAGACACTACCGAAATCGGACGGCTAGTGGGGGATATGGTTTTCGAGTTCGATAAAGGAGTCGAAATCGTGGCGCCGAAGGAGCGAATCCTGGCGGATGTAGGGGGTGGGATCCATTGCCTTGCTATCGGACGGTCTAACATGTTGGGAGCTGCAAGCAATATAATCGGCAACTTTCATCAGCAAAATCTATGGGTGGAATTCGATCTGGTGAGGCGCAAAGTTGGGTTCGGTAAGGCTGACTGTCGCCGTTCAGTGTAA